One window of Streptococcus suis genomic DNA carries:
- a CDS encoding efflux RND transporter periplasmic adaptor subunit: MFKSKKAKIALFSGLGVASVALVGGALLFSNALGGSGSAGEDFTLPMTYRVVQEGSIASSTLLTGTVAAGEEQFVYYDPSKGDISEFYVEQGSQVEAGTALLRYDAYELQTALDSAVRGRDKIGRQIYEVQNGGQTLPTTGDPALDGEAAASAQRSIDLQLADLNDAYADAQAAVDKAWTAVNEATVASTVSGTVVEVNKSVSKSSTNSQTVIHIVNQNSLQVTGQLTEYDLANIKVDQEVKLSTKVYPEQTWTGKISYISNYPANDQTAVAVPGGGGSGGGAKYPFKVTLTSDIGDLKQGFTVNMEVVNTSKNILVPVTAVVYEDDKTFVWTLVDGKAKKVEVTLGNADALNQEVIKGLSVGDHVIVLPDFDLQEGQEVEADEEPAN, from the coding sequence ATGTTTAAGTCCAAAAAAGCAAAAATTGCCCTTTTTTCTGGTCTCGGGGTTGCATCGGTAGCCCTGGTCGGTGGGGCCTTACTCTTCTCTAATGCCTTAGGTGGTTCAGGTAGCGCAGGTGAAGACTTTACATTACCCATGACCTACAGGGTGGTTCAGGAAGGTTCGATTGCTTCGTCGACCTTGTTGACGGGGACAGTGGCTGCGGGTGAAGAGCAGTTTGTCTATTATGACCCCTCTAAAGGCGATATCAGTGAATTTTACGTTGAACAGGGGAGCCAGGTAGAGGCTGGAACGGCCCTGCTTCGCTATGATGCTTATGAATTGCAAACGGCTCTTGATTCGGCTGTGCGCGGACGGGATAAGATTGGACGTCAAATATATGAGGTGCAAAATGGTGGTCAGACCTTGCCAACAACAGGTGACCCAGCCTTGGATGGAGAAGCAGCGGCCTCTGCCCAACGTTCCATTGATTTGCAATTGGCGGATTTGAATGATGCCTATGCGGATGCCCAAGCGGCGGTAGACAAGGCGTGGACGGCCGTCAATGAAGCGACCGTTGCCAGCACCGTGTCAGGTACAGTTGTTGAGGTCAATAAGTCTGTTTCTAAGAGCTCAACCAATAGCCAGACAGTCATTCACATCGTCAACCAAAATAGCCTGCAGGTGACAGGTCAGCTTACAGAATATGATTTGGCCAATATCAAGGTTGACCAAGAAGTGAAATTAAGCACTAAAGTCTATCCAGAACAGACCTGGACTGGTAAAATTTCCTATATTTCAAACTATCCAGCCAATGATCAAACTGCGGTAGCAGTACCGGGTGGCGGCGGATCTGGTGGTGGTGCCAAGTATCCTTTCAAGGTGACTTTGACTAGCGATATCGGCGACCTCAAGCAAGGTTTCACTGTCAATATGGAAGTGGTCAACACCAGCAAAAATATCTTGGTCCCTGTGACAGCTGTTGTCTATGAGGATGATAAGACCTTTGTTTGGACATTGGTAGATGGTAAGGCTAAAAAAGTAGAGGTGACTCTGGGTAATGCAGATGCTCTTAACCAGGAAGTGATCAAGGGCTTGTCTGTTGGTGACCATGTCATTGTCCTCCCAGATTTTGACTTACAAGAGGGTCAAGAGGTAGAAGCCGATGAAGAACCAGCTAATTAA
- the gorA gene encoding glutathione-disulfide reductase translates to MREFDIISIGGGSGGIATMNRAAMYGAKAAVIEGSYIGGTCVNLGCVPKKIMWYGSQVAEAIHTYGPEYGFTSQDVHFNFATLRQNREAYIERSRSSYGNTFKNNQVEVIQGFAKFVDSHTVEVNGERIKAKHIVIATGGLPVIPAIPGAELGVVSDDFFAWEELPESVAVIGAGYIAVEVAGVLHGLGVDAQLFVRGDRPLRNFDTYITDALMEEMERTKLPLHTHKTPSKLEKTPEGKIQIFFEDGTSHITDQVLWAVGRKPNTNQLNLEAAGVTLTKSGHIEVNQYQETVVPGIYALGDVTGEKELTPVAIKAGRLLSERLFNGKTDAKMDYTDIPTVVFSHPAIGTVGLTEDQALVQYGADQVKCYTSAFTSMYTAMADNRQLTKMKLVTVGPEERVVGLHGIGYGVDEMIQGFSVAIKMGASKEQFDAVVAIHPTGSEEFVTMR, encoded by the coding sequence ATGAGAGAATTTGATATTATCAGCATTGGTGGAGGAAGTGGTGGTATTGCCACTATGAACCGAGCGGCTATGTATGGTGCCAAGGCTGCCGTTATTGAAGGCAGCTATATCGGTGGAACCTGTGTCAATCTAGGCTGTGTTCCTAAAAAAATCATGTGGTACGGTTCTCAAGTAGCTGAAGCCATTCACACTTATGGACCAGAATACGGTTTCACCAGCCAGGATGTTCACTTCAACTTCGCAACCCTGCGTCAGAACCGTGAGGCCTATATCGAGCGTTCTCGTTCCTCTTATGGCAATACCTTCAAAAACAATCAGGTTGAGGTCATTCAAGGTTTTGCTAAATTTGTAGATAGCCATACGGTCGAGGTCAATGGTGAGCGAATCAAAGCCAAACACATTGTCATCGCTACTGGTGGTCTTCCAGTTATTCCCGCCATTCCAGGTGCTGAATTGGGTGTCGTGTCCGACGACTTCTTTGCCTGGGAAGAATTGCCAGAGTCTGTCGCTGTTATCGGCGCTGGCTATATTGCCGTTGAGGTGGCTGGCGTCCTACACGGTTTGGGAGTGGATGCCCAGCTCTTTGTCCGCGGCGACCGCCCATTGCGTAACTTCGATACCTACATTACGGATGCCCTCATGGAAGAGATGGAGCGGACTAAGCTCCCACTTCACACCCATAAAACGCCAAGCAAGCTGGAGAAAACGCCAGAAGGAAAAATCCAAATCTTCTTTGAGGACGGCACTTCCCACATTACTGACCAGGTTCTCTGGGCTGTTGGGCGCAAGCCAAATACCAACCAGCTTAACCTAGAAGCTGCTGGTGTGACACTAACAAAATCGGGCCACATCGAAGTCAACCAATACCAAGAAACAGTGGTTCCTGGCATCTATGCCTTGGGCGACGTGACGGGTGAAAAAGAGTTGACACCCGTTGCTATCAAGGCTGGACGGCTCCTATCGGAACGCTTATTCAACGGTAAAACAGATGCCAAAATGGACTACACAGACATTCCAACTGTTGTCTTCTCCCACCCAGCTATCGGTACGGTCGGATTAACAGAAGACCAGGCCCTTGTTCAATACGGTGCGGACCAAGTCAAGTGCTACACTTCAGCCTTTACCTCTATGTACACAGCCATGGCAGACAACCGCCAGCTGACCAAAATGAAACTAGTCACCGTTGGTCCTGAAGAACGAGTGGTCGGCCTCCACGGTATCGGCTACGGTGTCGACGAGATGATCCAAGGTTTCTCAGTTGCTATCAAAATGGGAGCTAGCAAGGAACAATTTGACGCCGTTGTGGCCATCCACCCAACTGGCTCAGAAGAATTTGTCACCATGCGATAG
- a CDS encoding cyclase family protein, with protein sequence MSELLAIYRTLKAKKWVDLTHQINENSPHFPALPALEKKTLFDHKDGFFVEQFTVVGQYGTHIDPPVHFVEGARYLDEIDLKDLLLPLYVIDKSQAVAANPDYQITKQDILDFEEEHGPIAEESFVAFRSDWSKRWPSQDAIRNLDDNGVQHTPGWSHDALEYLIEERKVKAVGHETLDTDSGVSAAENGGSLPEEYYLLSKDIYQVEVLNNLDQVPATGSLISIAFPHWEKGSGSPVRAIAILP encoded by the coding sequence ATGTCAGAATTATTAGCTATTTACCGTACCTTAAAAGCCAAAAAATGGGTGGATTTGACCCATCAAATCAATGAAAATAGTCCTCATTTCCCTGCCCTGCCTGCCTTGGAGAAGAAGACCTTGTTTGACCACAAGGACGGATTTTTCGTAGAACAGTTCACGGTCGTTGGCCAGTATGGCACCCATATCGACCCGCCTGTTCACTTTGTGGAGGGGGCTCGTTATTTGGACGAGATTGACTTGAAAGATTTGCTCCTGCCTCTTTATGTTATCGATAAGTCGCAGGCAGTTGCAGCAAATCCAGATTACCAAATCACCAAGCAGGATATTTTGGATTTTGAAGAGGAACATGGTCCTATTGCAGAGGAGTCCTTTGTTGCCTTCCGCTCAGACTGGTCTAAACGCTGGCCAAGCCAGGATGCCATCCGTAATTTGGATGATAATGGAGTGCAACATACCCCAGGTTGGAGCCATGATGCCTTAGAGTATCTGATTGAGGAACGCAAGGTCAAGGCCGTTGGTCATGAGACCCTGGATACAGACTCAGGAGTGTCAGCAGCAGAGAATGGTGGTAGCCTTCCAGAGGAATACTATCTTCTGTCAAAAGATATTTACCAGGTAGAAGTCCTCAACAATCTTGATCAGGTTCCAGCGACGGGGAGCTTGATTTCCATCGCCTTTCCACATTGGGAAAAGGGCTCGGGTTCACCAGTTAGAGCCATTGCTATTTTGCCATAA
- a CDS encoding biotin transporter BioY: protein MTQESTLHLVYTAIGAALIAALSQISLPIGPVPFTLQTLAIALIACLYPRKLALASVGIYLTLGAIGLPIFAGLSGGVANLFGPTAGFLWGFLAYAAITSSLTTDNSSPFQVFLACLLGTATCFGLGCLVFKLVSGASWTDTLGWTVLPFILPDLAKISLATVAHKLLQPVMR, encoded by the coding sequence ATGACACAAGAATCAACTCTCCATTTGGTCTACACTGCAATCGGTGCGGCCCTCATTGCAGCTCTTTCACAAATCAGCCTTCCCATTGGTCCTGTTCCCTTTACTCTCCAAACCCTGGCTATCGCCCTGATTGCCTGCCTCTACCCAAGGAAACTGGCCCTGGCAAGTGTCGGAATTTATCTGACCTTGGGTGCCATTGGACTGCCTATATTCGCAGGATTGTCAGGTGGAGTGGCCAATCTTTTCGGACCGACTGCTGGATTTCTCTGGGGCTTTTTGGCCTACGCGGCTATCACATCCAGCTTGACGACAGATAATAGTTCTCCATTCCAGGTCTTTCTGGCTTGTCTGCTGGGAACCGCTACTTGCTTTGGACTGGGATGTTTAGTATTCAAACTGGTCAGCGGTGCTAGCTGGACAGATACTCTTGGCTGGACAGTCCTGCCCTTCATCCTGCCTGATTTAGCAAAAATTTCCCTCGCCACAGTGGCACACAAACTCCTCCAACCAGTTATGAGATAA
- a CDS encoding YdbC family protein: MAEFTFEIEEKLLVLSENDKGWTKELNRVSFNGAPAKYDIRTWSPDHTKMGKGITLSNEEFQVMLDAFTNK, from the coding sequence ATGGCAGAATTTACATTTGAAATCGAAGAAAAACTCTTAGTCCTATCTGAGAATGACAAGGGCTGGACTAAGGAGCTTAACCGTGTGTCCTTTAACGGGGCACCAGCCAAATATGACATCCGCACTTGGAGTCCCGACCATACCAAGATGGGCAAGGGCATTACCCTCAGCAATGAAGAATTTCAAGTCATGCTGGATGCATTTACCAATAAGTAA
- a CDS encoding U32 family peptidase yields MSKALKRPEVLSPAGTLEKLKVAIDYGADAVFVGGQAYGLRSRAGNFTMDEMREGIEYAHARGAKVYVAANMVTHEGNEEGAGAWFRELRDMGLDAVIVSDPALIVICATEAPGLEIHLSTQASSTNYETFEFWKELGLTRVVLAREVTMEEVAEIRKRTDVEIEAFVHGAMCISYSGRCVLSNHMSKRDANRGGCSQSCRWKYNLYDLPFGEERRSIKGEIPEEFSMSAVDMCMIDHIPDMIENGVDSLKIEGRMKSVHYVSTVTNCYKAAVDAYLESPEKFEAIKQDLIDELWKVAQRELATGFYYNPPTENEQLFGARRKIPEYKFIAEVVAFDKETMTATIRQRNVINEGDQVEFYGPGFRHFETTIQGLHDSNGDKIDRANKPMELLTIKLDREIYPGDMIRACKSGLINLYQEDGKAVTIRA; encoded by the coding sequence ATGTCAAAAGCATTAAAGCGTCCTGAGGTCTTGTCACCTGCTGGGACATTGGAGAAATTGAAGGTTGCCATTGATTATGGTGCCGATGCTGTCTTTGTTGGCGGTCAGGCCTACGGTCTGCGTAGCCGGGCTGGGAACTTTACTATGGACGAGATGCGGGAAGGAATTGAATACGCCCACGCCCGTGGTGCCAAGGTCTATGTTGCGGCTAACATGGTGACCCATGAAGGAAATGAAGAAGGGGCAGGAGCCTGGTTCCGCGAATTGCGTGACATGGGCTTGGATGCGGTTATCGTGTCTGACCCAGCCCTCATCGTCATCTGTGCCACTGAAGCGCCGGGACTTGAAATCCATCTGTCCACCCAGGCTTCATCGACCAATTATGAGACTTTCGAATTCTGGAAGGAATTGGGCTTGACCCGTGTTGTCTTGGCCCGCGAAGTGACCATGGAAGAGGTGGCTGAAATCCGCAAACGGACAGATGTTGAAATCGAAGCCTTTGTCCACGGTGCCATGTGTATCTCCTACTCAGGACGTTGCGTCCTCTCCAACCACATGAGCAAACGTGATGCCAACCGCGGCGGTTGCTCCCAGTCTTGCCGCTGGAAGTACAACCTCTATGACTTGCCATTCGGTGAAGAGCGTCGTTCGATTAAGGGGGAAATACCAGAGGAGTTCTCCATGTCTGCGGTGGATATGTGTATGATCGACCATATTCCAGACATGATTGAAAATGGGGTTGATAGCCTAAAAATCGAAGGCCGGATGAAATCTGTCCACTACGTGTCAACCGTAACCAACTGCTATAAGGCTGCGGTCGATGCCTATCTAGAAAGTCCAGAAAAGTTTGAAGCGATCAAACAAGACCTGATTGACGAGTTGTGGAAAGTAGCCCAGCGTGAACTGGCAACTGGTTTTTATTACAATCCACCAACTGAAAACGAGCAATTGTTTGGTGCCCGCCGTAAAATTCCAGAATACAAATTTATCGCTGAAGTAGTGGCCTTTGACAAGGAAACCATGACAGCAACTATTCGTCAGCGCAATGTCATCAACGAAGGAGACCAAGTTGAGTTCTACGGGCCAGGTTTCCGTCATTTTGAGACGACCATTCAAGGCCTGCATGATTCCAATGGAGATAAGATTGACCGTGCCAATAAGCCTATGGAACTGCTGACTATTAAGCTAGACCGCGAAATCTATCCAGGCGATATGATCCGCGCCTGCAAGTCAGGGCTCATCAATCTCTATCAAGAGGACGGCAAGGCTGTTACTATTCGTGCATAA
- a CDS encoding U32 family peptidase, whose product MKNIIITATAESIEQVKELLAVGVDRIYVGEADHALRIPTNFSYDELRQIAELVHEAGKELTVAANALMHQDMMDNIKPFMELMKEIKVDYLVVGDAGVFYINKRDGYNFKLIYDTSVFVTSSRQINFWKDHGAVEAVLAREIPSAELFDISENLEIPAEILVYGASVIHHSKRSLLKNYYNFTKADETDLSKERGLFLAEPADPESHYSIFEDKHGTHIFINNDIDMMTKLTELYEHGYRNWKLDGIFCPGQNFVEIAKLFVQARDLLEKGEFTYDQAFLLDEQVRKFHPSQRGLDTGFYEFDRNKVR is encoded by the coding sequence ATGAAAAATATTATTATAACAGCAACAGCTGAAAGCATTGAACAGGTCAAAGAACTGTTAGCAGTAGGTGTTGACCGTATTTATGTTGGTGAGGCAGACCATGCCCTCCGCATTCCGACTAATTTTTCATACGATGAGCTCCGCCAAATTGCAGAGCTGGTTCACGAGGCAGGTAAGGAATTGACTGTCGCAGCCAACGCTCTCATGCACCAAGATATGATGGACAATATCAAGCCTTTTATGGAATTGATGAAAGAAATCAAGGTTGATTATCTGGTCGTTGGGGATGCAGGTGTTTTTTATATCAATAAGCGGGACGGCTACAATTTCAAGCTTATTTACGACACATCTGTCTTTGTAACATCCAGCCGACAAATCAATTTCTGGAAGGACCACGGCGCTGTCGAGGCTGTCTTAGCAAGAGAAATCCCATCGGCAGAACTCTTTGATATTTCGGAAAATCTGGAAATTCCTGCGGAAATATTGGTTTACGGTGCCTCTGTTATCCACCATTCCAAGCGGAGCTTGCTCAAAAACTACTATAACTTCACTAAGGCGGATGAGACGGATTTGTCCAAGGAACGTGGACTTTTCTTGGCAGAACCTGCAGATCCAGAAAGTCATTATTCCATTTTTGAGGATAAACACGGAACGCATATTTTTATTAACAATGATATCGACATGATGACCAAGTTGACAGAGCTTTATGAACATGGCTACCGAAATTGGAAGTTGGATGGTATTTTTTGTCCAGGTCAGAACTTCGTCGAGATTGCCAAATTATTCGTCCAAGCGCGTGATTTATTGGAAAAAGGAGAATTCACCTACGACCAAGCCTTTCTCTTGGACGAACAAGTACGCAAGTTCCACCCAAGCCAACGCGGTTTGGACACCGGATTTTACGAATTTGACCGGAACAAGGTGAGGTAA
- a CDS encoding DUF3270 domain-containing protein, protein MALRQYRPDQIPTEEYIPKEKQAPYKAYQARESSLPRINELLFFVNIVVFSILTVLATYVYLSLNIPAFLSFCLAIPSGFIGMQLLKYSSNKIFKRLFS, encoded by the coding sequence ATGGCACTTAGACAATATCGGCCTGACCAAATCCCCACTGAAGAGTATATCCCGAAAGAGAAACAGGCCCCTTATAAAGCGTACCAAGCAAGAGAATCCAGTCTTCCACGGATCAATGAATTATTATTTTTTGTGAATATTGTTGTTTTTAGTATTTTGACGGTTCTAGCAACTTACGTGTATCTTTCGCTGAACATCCCTGCCTTCCTGTCCTTCTGCTTGGCTATTCCAAGTGGTTTTATTGGCATGCAACTGCTCAAATACTCATCAAATAAAATATTTAAACGATTATTCTCGTAA
- a CDS encoding GntR family transcriptional regulator: MVTEAGDKPLYLQLVDELEMKIRNTMEPNDKLSSERELTHIHGVSRITVRLAIQELERRGLVYKKHGKGTYVSEIREPAVDLSSAYSFTEQMRKIGKVPKTQILSLLEKNASEYLAKQLQIDINEPIVELERIRLADNVPMMLEKTYIPAEVVPGMTEERLNHMPLYEIFAEDYNQTIRLAEEEFYASIALDHEAKVLGIKNNSPVLHITRKTYNQKNKIIEFTFSIARADQFRYKISHVRQE; the protein is encoded by the coding sequence ATGGTTACCGAAGCAGGTGACAAACCGCTATATTTACAATTGGTAGACGAATTGGAGATGAAGATTCGGAATACCATGGAGCCGAATGATAAATTATCTTCTGAGCGCGAGTTAACTCATATTCATGGGGTGAGTAGGATTACAGTCCGCCTGGCAATTCAAGAATTGGAAAGAAGGGGACTTGTATATAAAAAACATGGCAAGGGAACCTATGTTTCAGAGATAAGAGAGCCTGCTGTTGATCTGTCCTCTGCCTATAGTTTTACAGAGCAGATGCGGAAAATCGGCAAGGTTCCAAAGACCCAGATTTTGTCGTTGCTTGAGAAAAATGCGTCCGAGTATCTGGCCAAGCAGCTGCAAATCGACATCAACGAGCCCATCGTTGAATTAGAACGGATTCGCCTGGCTGATAATGTTCCAATGATGCTGGAAAAGACTTATATTCCAGCTGAAGTTGTACCTGGAATGACTGAAGAGCGCCTTAATCACATGCCGCTCTATGAAATATTTGCTGAAGATTACAATCAAACTATTCGGCTGGCAGAAGAAGAATTTTATGCCAGTATTGCACTAGACCATGAGGCCAAGGTTCTGGGCATTAAAAACAATAGTCCTGTTCTTCATATCACTCGGAAGACCTACAATCAAAAAAATAAGATTATTGAGTTTACCTTTAGTATTGCGCGGGCAGACCAGTTCAGATATAAGATTAGCCACGTCCGTCAAGAGTAG
- a CDS encoding recombinase family protein: MKRKKAYIYTRVSTTMQVEGFSLDAQEAKIQQYANAFDIEIVKTYQDAGKSGKTMLGRTEFMNMISDIEAEKDKVDYVLVFKLSRFGRNAADTLKSLAIMESHGVNLICVDDGLDSSKDSGKLVITILSAVAEMERENIISQAMEGRRQKARAGQWNGGFAPVGYSLVNGQLQVNHEEAESVKMIFDLFANSDMGTIAIAKHLANLDIKKPIRHNSTLPYFSSSGIARILDNPVYNGKIAFGRRESTRDKISGETKVTQSENYILTDGIHEAIIDDETWKKVRKKREANAHKYKRENPNKGDSIYILSGLIKCPLCNAGLYGNKSIKRNKNKKDEYYKNYYYYACKHRKHVDGHKCTFNKQLKTGNLDHEVLSIISKLVSRPGFAKKLQEKINIQVDTSRIDSEIEQYKSLFRQLNATKMNLIQQIDTLNFEVPHFQQKSIDLDMRLNTIYDKIADVETLIETSESKREVILKDKMTADNIYKILVNFASLMDVMEDIDKKRLCQMLIEKIEIYDEKNEAGRWVKAIHFKLPIIEEDLEISLDNSTPVEAVVKLVRK; the protein is encoded by the coding sequence ATGAAGCGAAAGAAAGCCTATATCTATACAAGGGTATCTACGACTATGCAGGTTGAAGGATTTTCATTAGATGCTCAAGAAGCAAAAATTCAGCAATATGCCAATGCTTTTGATATTGAGATTGTGAAAACCTATCAAGACGCTGGGAAATCTGGTAAAACCATGTTAGGACGAACGGAATTTATGAACATGATATCAGACATCGAAGCAGAGAAAGATAAGGTGGACTATGTACTTGTATTCAAATTATCACGTTTTGGTCGGAATGCTGCGGATACTTTAAAATCTCTAGCTATTATGGAATCTCATGGTGTAAATCTGATTTGCGTTGATGATGGACTGGATAGTTCAAAGGATTCAGGAAAGTTAGTTATTACGATCTTGTCGGCAGTTGCTGAAATGGAAAGAGAGAATATTATTTCTCAAGCTATGGAAGGTCGTAGACAAAAAGCGAGAGCTGGTCAATGGAATGGTGGATTTGCGCCTGTAGGATATTCCCTTGTTAATGGTCAATTACAAGTAAATCATGAAGAAGCTGAATCCGTAAAGATGATTTTTGATTTATTTGCCAACAGTGATATGGGCACTATAGCTATTGCCAAGCATTTAGCCAACCTAGATATAAAGAAACCAATTCGACACAATAGTACGCTTCCATATTTTTCATCAAGTGGCATTGCAAGAATCTTAGACAATCCAGTTTACAATGGAAAAATTGCTTTTGGACGGCGTGAAAGCACTCGAGATAAAATTTCTGGTGAAACGAAAGTCACGCAGTCTGAAAATTATATTCTAACAGACGGAATCCATGAAGCAATTATTGACGATGAGACTTGGAAAAAAGTGAGGAAAAAACGAGAAGCTAATGCCCATAAGTATAAACGTGAGAATCCAAACAAGGGCGATTCTATCTATATACTTTCAGGGTTGATAAAATGTCCATTATGCAATGCTGGGCTTTATGGAAATAAAAGTATCAAGCGAAATAAAAATAAGAAAGATGAATACTATAAAAACTATTACTACTATGCTTGTAAACATAGAAAGCATGTAGATGGTCATAAGTGCACATTTAATAAACAGCTTAAAACAGGAAATTTAGACCATGAAGTATTATCAATTATTAGTAAATTAGTTTCTAGACCTGGATTTGCAAAAAAACTTCAAGAAAAAATTAATATTCAGGTTGATACAAGTAGGATAGACAGTGAAATTGAACAATATAAGAGTCTCTTTCGTCAGCTAAATGCAACTAAAATGAATTTAATCCAACAGATTGACACCTTAAATTTTGAAGTTCCTCATTTTCAGCAGAAGTCAATTGATTTAGATATGAGATTAAATACTATTTATGATAAAATAGCAGATGTAGAAACACTAATTGAGACAAGTGAATCTAAACGAGAGGTAATCCTAAAAGATAAAATGACCGCTGACAATATTTATAAAATATTAGTCAATTTTGCATCATTAATGGATGTTATGGAAGATATCGACAAGAAGCGATTGTGTCAGATGTTGATTGAAAAAATCGAGATTTATGATGAAAAAAATGAGGCAGGACGTTGGGTAAAAGCCATTCATTTCAAGCTTCCAATCATTGAGGAAGACTTAGAAATTAGTTTGGACAATAGTACACCGGTTGAGGCGGTGGTTAAGTTAGTGAGGAAATGA